One window from the genome of Streptomyces sp. WZ-12 encodes:
- a CDS encoding RDD family protein has translation MSQLVTGEAVVLGLRPARLASRGLAVAVDLAVAWGTYIAVTLVMLSAASSMDSAVLAAVQVATFVLVQVGVPIAVETLSHGRSLGKLICGLRVVREDGGPIRFRHALVRGAMGAVEIVMTMGVLASVASLVSARGRRLGDVFAGTLVIRERVPEAEGAGVQLPEPPPWLAGEVGGLDLSRVPDGWWLAVRQCLGRLGELDPQAGAAVAWRLAGDLRGFAGAELPAGVDPVVYLAAVVRERQGRESRRAFGEGGVPGVASGGVPGGAAPGGGVPTGGAVVGAASSGKRGAVVAGGAWAAPGGAVATGQAVAGQVARPAGEDVPGDGPRGRSSTGGGTGFAPPV, from the coding sequence GTGAGTCAGCTGGTGACGGGGGAAGCGGTGGTGCTCGGGCTGCGGCCGGCGCGGCTGGCGAGCCGTGGGCTGGCGGTGGCGGTCGATCTCGCGGTGGCCTGGGGGACATACATCGCGGTGACGCTGGTGATGCTGAGCGCGGCGTCCTCGATGGACAGTGCGGTGCTGGCGGCCGTCCAGGTGGCGACGTTCGTGCTGGTGCAGGTCGGGGTCCCGATCGCGGTCGAAACGCTGAGCCACGGGCGGTCGTTGGGGAAGCTGATCTGTGGGCTGCGGGTGGTCCGGGAGGACGGAGGGCCGATCCGGTTCCGGCACGCGCTGGTGCGGGGTGCCATGGGGGCCGTCGAGATCGTGATGACGATGGGGGTGTTGGCATCGGTGGCGTCCCTGGTGTCGGCTCGGGGGCGGCGCCTGGGCGACGTGTTCGCCGGGACGCTGGTAATACGGGAGCGGGTGCCCGAGGCGGAGGGCGCGGGCGTGCAGTTGCCGGAGCCGCCGCCGTGGCTGGCCGGGGAGGTCGGGGGGCTCGATCTGTCGCGGGTCCCGGACGGGTGGTGGCTGGCCGTGCGGCAATGCCTGGGGCGGCTGGGCGAGTTGGACCCGCAGGCGGGCGCGGCGGTGGCCTGGCGGCTCGCCGGGGATCTGCGGGGCTTCGCGGGGGCGGAGCTGCCGGCGGGGGTGGATCCGGTGGTGTACCTGGCCGCGGTGGTGCGCGAACGGCAGGGGCGGGAGTCCCGGCGGGCGTTCGGGGAGGGCGGCGTTCCGGGGGTGGCTTCGGGGGGCGTGCCCGGGGGTGCGGCCCCTGGGGGCGGGGTGCCGACGGGTGGCGCTGTGGTGGGAGCAGCGTCCTCGGGTAAGAGGGGTGCGGTGGTGGCCGGTGGGGCGTGGGCTGCGCCCGGGGGTGCCGTGGCGACAGGGCAGGCGGTGGCTGGCCAGGTGGCCCGGCCCGCGGGAGAGGACGTGCCGGGTGACGGGCCGCGTGGGCGGTCGTCGACGGGCGGCGGGACGGGGTTCGCGCCGCCGGTGTGA
- a CDS encoding cation diffusion facilitator family transporter, with amino-acid sequence MSASGGTKAIVAALSANLAIAAAKFVAFAFSGSSSMLAEGVHSIADSGNQGLLLLGGKRAKRAATAEHPFGYGRERYIYGFLVSIVLFTIGGVFALYEGWEKIQHPHPLDNWYWPVGVLLFAVIAEGFSFRTAVKESNTLRGQQTWTQFIRRAKAPELPVVLLEDFGALIGLVLALGGVVLTLVTGNSVWDGIGTMAIGALLVLIALVLAAETKSLLLGEAAGPDQIAKIRAALVDGDVVTRVIHMRTLHLGPEELLVAAKIAVEHDDTARQIADAINAAEARIREAVPIARVIYLEPDIYDERAAAAPPGTN; translated from the coding sequence ATGAGCGCATCCGGCGGTACCAAGGCGATCGTTGCGGCGCTCAGCGCCAACCTGGCGATCGCCGCAGCCAAGTTCGTCGCCTTCGCCTTCAGCGGCTCGTCCTCGATGCTGGCCGAGGGCGTGCACTCGATCGCGGACTCCGGCAACCAGGGCCTGCTGCTCCTCGGCGGCAAGCGGGCCAAGCGCGCCGCCACCGCAGAACACCCCTTCGGCTACGGCCGCGAGCGCTACATCTACGGCTTCCTGGTCTCCATCGTCCTGTTCACCATCGGCGGCGTCTTCGCGCTCTACGAGGGCTGGGAGAAGATCCAGCACCCCCACCCGCTGGACAACTGGTACTGGCCGGTCGGCGTCCTGCTCTTCGCCGTCATCGCCGAGGGCTTCTCCTTCCGCACCGCCGTCAAGGAGTCCAACACGCTGCGCGGCCAGCAGACATGGACCCAGTTCATCCGCCGGGCCAAGGCTCCCGAACTCCCCGTCGTGCTGCTGGAGGACTTCGGCGCCCTGATCGGTCTGGTCCTCGCCCTCGGCGGCGTCGTCCTCACCCTCGTCACCGGCAACAGCGTCTGGGACGGCATCGGCACCATGGCGATCGGCGCCCTGCTGGTGCTGATCGCCCTCGTCCTCGCCGCCGAGACCAAGTCCCTGCTGCTCGGTGAGGCGGCCGGCCCGGACCAGATCGCCAAGATCCGCGCGGCCCTCGTCGACGGCGACGTCGTCACCCGCGTCATCCACATGCGCACCCTCCACCTCGGCCCCGAGGAACTCCTCGTCGCCGCCAAGATCGCCGTCGAGCACGACGACACCGCCCGCCAGATCGCCGACGCCATCAACGCCGCCGAGGCCCGCATCCGGGAAGCCGTCCCCATCGCCCGCGTCATCTACCTCGAACCCGACATCTACGACGAGCGGGCCGCCGCCGCGCCCCCCGGCACCAACTGA
- a CDS encoding stage II sporulation protein M yields MDLDVFVTAHSAEWDRLEALLRRKRHLTGAEADELVILYQRTTTHLSLLLSSAPDPALTGRLTSLVARARSKVTGARKASWRDAAHFFTTSFPAAVYRLRRWWIPTAVLSLTAAALLAWWISAHPEVQATLGAPQDLREMTRPGGQYEAYYSNHPAAAFAAQVWTNNAQAVALCLVLGAFLGLPVLWVLFQNMLNLGAGLGLMSSAGRLDTFLGLLLPHGLLELTAVFVAAGIGLRLGWTVIDPGPRTRRTALSEEGRSALGVAIGLAAVLFVSGILEGFITPSALPTWARISIGVLAELAFLTYVYVLGGRAVRVGETGDIAPTDRDALLPTAA; encoded by the coding sequence ATGGACCTGGATGTCTTCGTCACGGCCCACAGCGCCGAATGGGACCGACTGGAAGCCCTGTTGCGCCGCAAGCGCCATCTCACCGGCGCCGAGGCCGACGAACTCGTCATCCTCTACCAACGCACCACCACCCACCTCTCGCTCCTCCTCTCCAGCGCCCCCGACCCCGCCCTGACCGGCCGCCTGACCTCCCTCGTGGCCCGCGCCCGCAGCAAGGTCACCGGCGCCCGCAAGGCGTCCTGGCGCGACGCCGCCCACTTCTTCACCACCTCGTTCCCCGCCGCCGTCTACCGCCTGCGCCGCTGGTGGATCCCCACCGCGGTGCTCTCCCTCACCGCCGCCGCCCTCCTGGCCTGGTGGATATCGGCCCACCCGGAGGTCCAGGCCACCCTCGGCGCCCCACAGGACCTACGCGAGATGACCCGCCCCGGCGGCCAGTACGAGGCGTACTACTCCAACCACCCCGCCGCGGCCTTCGCCGCCCAGGTATGGACGAACAACGCCCAGGCCGTCGCCCTCTGCCTGGTCCTCGGCGCCTTCCTCGGCCTCCCCGTCCTCTGGGTCCTCTTCCAGAACATGCTCAACCTCGGCGCCGGCCTGGGCCTGATGTCCTCCGCAGGCCGCCTCGACACCTTCCTCGGCCTCCTCCTCCCGCACGGCCTCCTCGAACTCACTGCCGTCTTCGTCGCCGCCGGAATCGGCCTCCGCCTCGGCTGGACGGTCATCGACCCGGGCCCCCGCACTCGCCGCACGGCCCTGTCCGAAGAAGGTCGCTCCGCCCTGGGCGTGGCCATCGGCCTCGCCGCCGTCCTCTTCGTCTCCGGCATCCTCGAAGGCTTCATCACCCCCTCCGCCCTCCCCACCTGGGCCCGCATCAGCATCGGCGTCCTCGCCGAGCTGGCGTTCCTCACCTACGTCTACGTCCTGGGCGGCCGCGCCGTACGCGTCGGCGAGACCGGCGACATCGCCCCCACCGACCGCGATGCCCTCCTCCCCACCGCCGCCTGA
- a CDS encoding DUF58 domain-containing protein encodes MALTGRTALLSALGALVVGFALPGWLGILTVQLALLIAIVCDLALAAPVRKLHFTRTGDTSVRLTGEAHIRLTLTNPGRRPLRAELRDAWPPSSFRPGDDIPASRHALRVPAGERRRLTTTLRPTRRGDHHAVRVTVRSYGPLGLAARQGSHHVPWTLRVLPPFTSRKHLPAKLARLRELDGRTSILTRGEGTEFDSLRDYTPGDDTRSIDWRATARRQTVAVRTWRPERDRRILLVLETGRTSAGRVGDIPRLDASMDAALLLAALAARAGDRVDLLAYDRRVRASVQGRTARDLLPALTDALAPLEPELIEADARGLAATIHRHATRRSLIVLFTGLDPAPTEEALLPVLPTLTQRNELIVAAVADPRIEEMAAGRRTPQAVYAAAAAEQTRAARRRTADRLRRHGITVLDSTPAHLAPDLADAYLSLKSAGRL; translated from the coding sequence GTGGCCCTCACCGGACGTACCGCTCTCCTCTCCGCACTCGGAGCCCTCGTCGTGGGCTTCGCGCTCCCCGGCTGGCTCGGGATCCTCACCGTCCAACTCGCCTTGCTGATAGCAATCGTGTGCGATCTGGCCCTCGCCGCGCCAGTGCGAAAGCTCCATTTCACCCGAACCGGTGATACAAGCGTTCGACTAACGGGCGAAGCCCACATCCGCCTCACCCTCACCAACCCAGGCCGCCGCCCCCTACGTGCCGAGCTCCGCGACGCCTGGCCCCCGAGCTCCTTCCGCCCCGGCGACGACATCCCCGCGTCCCGCCACGCCCTCCGCGTCCCCGCCGGCGAACGACGCCGCCTGACCACCACGCTCCGCCCCACCCGCCGCGGCGATCACCACGCCGTCCGCGTCACGGTCCGCTCCTACGGCCCGCTCGGCCTGGCCGCCCGCCAAGGAAGCCACCACGTCCCCTGGACCCTGCGAGTCCTGCCTCCGTTCACCAGCCGCAAGCACCTCCCCGCCAAACTGGCCCGGCTCCGCGAACTCGACGGCCGCACCAGCATCCTGACGCGCGGTGAGGGCACCGAATTCGACAGCCTCCGCGACTACACCCCCGGCGATGACACCCGCTCCATCGACTGGCGCGCCACCGCCCGCCGGCAGACCGTCGCGGTCCGCACCTGGCGCCCCGAACGCGATCGGCGCATCCTCCTCGTCCTGGAAACCGGCCGCACCTCCGCTGGCCGCGTCGGCGACATCCCCCGCCTCGACGCCTCCATGGACGCCGCCCTGCTCCTCGCCGCCCTCGCCGCCCGCGCCGGCGACCGCGTCGACCTCCTCGCCTACGACCGCCGGGTACGCGCCTCCGTACAGGGTCGCACCGCCCGCGACCTCCTGCCGGCCCTCACCGACGCCCTCGCGCCCCTGGAACCGGAACTCATCGAAGCGGACGCCCGCGGCCTGGCCGCAACCATCCACCGCCACGCCACCCGTCGCTCCCTGATCGTCCTCTTCACCGGCCTCGACCCGGCCCCCACGGAAGAGGCCCTCCTCCCGGTCCTCCCCACCCTCACCCAACGCAACGAACTCATCGTCGCCGCCGTCGCCGATCCCCGTATCGAAGAGATGGCCGCCGGCCGCCGCACCCCGCAGGCCGTCTACGCGGCCGCCGCCGCGGAACAGACCCGCGCCGCCCGCCGCCGCACCGCCGACCGCCTCCGCCGCCACGGCATCACGGTCCTCGATTCCACTCCGGCCCACCTGGCCCCCGACCTCGCCGACGCCTACCTCTCCCTCAAGTCCGCCGGCCGCCTCTAA
- a CDS encoding DUF4350 domain-containing protein, which produces MTTATTTPSHTAHRLWTRSRGVLLGLLLLVIGGIVLATLRSGEQHGRLDPRSADQTGSRALAQLLSAHGVTTQVVTTSEEAAAAAGPDSTLLITAPDVLTEGQLTSLSAAADRAPGRTVLLAPGATSLQVLAPTVQVEPQIGNAARQPGCSLPAARSAGDVLLGGLRYTTSAPSVDRCYDASGYSALLRLPALDADRDTVLLGSPDFLYNQHLAERGNASLALQLLGTHKHVVWYLPSVSDPSSTVPDDKPGLLGLIPAGWRWALLQLALAALCAALWRARRLGPLVPERLPVTVPATETTEGHARLYEQAHARDRASAVLRSATRDRLAPLIGVPAAHAHTPDVLLPAVRTQLGTAPLATTDLQSLLFGPAPADDKALVHLADQLDTLESSIVSQERHAPREHPDR; this is translated from the coding sequence ATGACCACGGCCACCACGACTCCCAGCCACACCGCGCACCGCCTGTGGACCCGCTCCCGGGGCGTCCTGCTGGGCCTGCTGCTGCTCGTCATCGGCGGCATCGTCCTCGCCACTCTGCGGTCCGGCGAACAACACGGCCGGCTCGACCCCCGCTCCGCGGACCAGACCGGCAGCCGGGCCCTCGCCCAACTCCTGTCCGCCCACGGCGTCACCACCCAGGTCGTGACCACCTCCGAGGAGGCCGCCGCCGCGGCCGGCCCGGACAGCACCCTGCTCATCACCGCCCCCGACGTCCTGACCGAGGGCCAGCTGACCAGCCTCTCCGCAGCGGCCGACCGCGCTCCCGGCCGCACCGTCCTGCTCGCCCCCGGCGCCACCTCCCTCCAGGTCCTCGCGCCGACCGTCCAAGTCGAACCGCAGATCGGCAACGCGGCGCGCCAGCCCGGCTGTTCGCTGCCCGCGGCCCGCAGCGCGGGCGACGTGCTCCTCGGCGGTCTCCGCTACACCACCTCCGCCCCCTCGGTCGACCGCTGCTACGACGCGAGCGGTTACTCCGCCCTGTTGCGCCTCCCCGCACTCGACGCCGACCGTGACACGGTCCTCCTCGGCTCCCCCGACTTCCTCTACAACCAGCACCTCGCCGAGCGCGGCAACGCCTCGCTGGCCCTTCAACTCCTCGGTACGCACAAACATGTGGTCTGGTACCTCCCCTCCGTCAGCGACCCGTCCTCCACCGTCCCGGACGACAAGCCCGGTCTGCTCGGCCTCATCCCCGCCGGCTGGCGCTGGGCCCTCCTCCAACTCGCCCTCGCCGCCCTCTGCGCGGCCCTGTGGCGCGCCCGCCGGCTCGGCCCGTTGGTGCCCGAACGACTCCCGGTCACCGTCCCGGCCACCGAAACCACCGAGGGCCACGCCCGCCTCTACGAACAGGCCCACGCCCGCGACCGGGCCTCGGCCGTCCTGCGCTCGGCGACCCGCGACCGGCTCGCCCCCTTGATCGGCGTGCCCGCCGCGCACGCCCACACCCCCGACGTCCTCCTCCCGGCCGTCCGCACCCAGTTGGGCACCGCCCCCCTGGCCACGACCGACCTCCAGTCCCTGCTGTTCGGCCCCGCCCCGGCGGACGACAAGGCCCTGGTGCACCTGGCCGACCAACTCGACACACTCGAAAGCTCGATCGTTTCCCAAGAGAGGCACGCACCTCGTGAGCACCCCGACCGCTGA
- a CDS encoding DUF4129 domain-containing protein, translating to MTTGGKIAALVRLTALSDEDTPVRISRVPAREAAERELSDPRYHQHDPNLLQRALNWLWDHVGELFHSAAGATPGGWVGLIALAAFVVLLIVALRLRLGAVRRTPTTLGALFPDTPRTAAQHRATADRHAAEGHWNEAVQERMRALVLALEERALLTPGPGRTADEAAAEAGLVLPAYAGQLRTAARTFDDVAYGGRPGTERAHALLADLDTELQRAKPHLAAASTRSRG from the coding sequence GTGACCACAGGGGGGAAGATCGCCGCGCTCGTGCGCCTCACCGCGCTCTCCGACGAGGACACACCGGTACGGATCTCTCGCGTCCCCGCCCGTGAGGCGGCGGAACGCGAGCTGTCCGATCCCCGGTACCACCAGCACGACCCCAACCTGCTCCAGCGCGCCCTGAATTGGCTCTGGGACCATGTCGGCGAGCTCTTCCACTCCGCCGCCGGCGCCACTCCTGGCGGCTGGGTCGGGCTCATCGCACTCGCCGCGTTCGTCGTGCTGCTGATCGTCGCCCTCCGGCTGCGGCTCGGCGCGGTGCGCCGCACCCCGACCACGCTCGGCGCCCTCTTCCCCGATACGCCCCGGACCGCCGCCCAACACCGCGCGACCGCCGACCGGCACGCGGCCGAGGGCCACTGGAACGAGGCCGTCCAGGAACGGATGCGCGCCCTCGTCCTCGCCCTGGAAGAGCGCGCCCTGCTCACCCCCGGCCCGGGCCGCACCGCCGACGAGGCGGCCGCCGAGGCCGGCCTCGTCCTACCCGCGTACGCCGGACAACTGCGCACGGCGGCCCGCACCTTCGACGACGTTGCATACGGCGGGCGCCCCGGAACGGAACGGGCGCACGCCCTCCTGGCCGACCTCGACACCGAGCTCCAGCGCGCCAAGCCCCACCTGGCCGCTGCCTCAACCAGGAGCCGCGGATGA
- the ahcY gene encoding adenosylhomocysteinase gives MTTAATGQDFKVADLSLAAFGRKEITLAEHEMPGLMAIRKEYAAQQPLKGARVTGSLHMTVQTAVLIETLVALGARVRWASCNIFSTQDHAAAAIAVGPNGTPENPQGVPVFAWKGESLEEYWWCTEQALTWADVPTGGPNMILDDGGDATLLVHKGVEYEKAGQAPAVESAENEEHAAILALLNRTLAEQPQKWTKLASEIRGVTEETTTGVHRLYEMHRDGVLLFPAINVNDAVTKSKFDNKYGCRHSLIDGINRATDVLIGGKTAVVCGYGDVGKGCAESLRGQGARVIVTEIDPICALQAAMDGYQVTTLDDVVETADIFITTTGNKDIIMAADMAKMKHQAIVGNIGHFDNEIDMAGFAKIPGIVKDEVKPQVHTWTHPDGKVLIVLSEGRLLNLGNATGHPSFVMSNSFADQTLAQIELFTKPEQYPTDVYVLPKQLDEKVARLHLDALGVKLTTLRPEQAEYIGVEVEGPYKPDHYRY, from the coding sequence ATGACCACAGCAGCCACCGGCCAGGACTTCAAGGTCGCCGACCTGTCCCTCGCCGCCTTCGGCCGCAAGGAGATCACCCTCGCCGAGCACGAGATGCCCGGCCTGATGGCGATCCGCAAGGAGTACGCCGCGCAGCAGCCGCTGAAGGGCGCGCGGGTCACCGGCTCGCTGCACATGACCGTGCAGACCGCCGTGCTGATCGAGACCCTGGTCGCCCTGGGCGCGCGGGTGCGCTGGGCGTCCTGCAACATCTTCTCCACCCAGGACCACGCCGCCGCGGCCATCGCGGTGGGCCCGAACGGCACGCCGGAGAACCCCCAGGGCGTCCCGGTCTTCGCCTGGAAGGGCGAGTCGCTTGAGGAGTACTGGTGGTGCACCGAGCAGGCGCTGACCTGGGCGGACGTCCCCACCGGTGGCCCGAACATGATCCTGGACGACGGCGGTGACGCCACCCTCCTCGTCCACAAGGGCGTGGAGTACGAGAAGGCCGGCCAGGCGCCGGCGGTGGAGTCCGCGGAGAACGAGGAGCACGCCGCGATCCTGGCGCTGCTCAACCGCACGCTGGCCGAACAGCCCCAGAAGTGGACGAAGTTGGCGTCCGAGATCCGTGGCGTGACGGAGGAGACCACCACCGGTGTCCACCGCCTCTACGAGATGCACCGCGACGGCGTCCTGCTGTTCCCGGCGATCAACGTCAACGACGCGGTGACCAAGTCGAAGTTCGACAACAAGTACGGCTGCCGCCACTCCCTCATCGACGGCATCAACCGGGCCACCGACGTCCTGATCGGCGGCAAGACCGCCGTCGTCTGCGGCTACGGCGACGTCGGCAAGGGGTGCGCCGAGTCCCTCCGCGGCCAGGGCGCCCGCGTGATCGTCACGGAGATCGACCCGATCTGCGCGCTGCAGGCGGCGATGGACGGCTACCAGGTCACCACCCTGGACGACGTGGTGGAGACGGCCGACATCTTCATCACCACGACGGGCAACAAGGACATCATCATGGCCGCGGACATGGCCAAGATGAAGCACCAGGCGATCGTGGGCAACATCGGCCACTTCGACAACGAGATCGACATGGCCGGATTCGCGAAGATCCCGGGCATCGTCAAGGACGAGGTCAAGCCCCAGGTGCACACCTGGACCCACCCGGACGGCAAGGTGCTCATCGTGCTGTCCGAGGGCCGGCTGCTGAACCTGGGCAACGCCACGGGTCACCCGTCGTTCGTGATGTCCAACTCCTTCGCGGACCAGACGCTGGCGCAGATCGAGCTGTTCACCAAGCCCGAGCAGTACCCGACCGACGTGTACGTGCTGCCCAAGCAGTTGGACGAGAAGGTCGCCCGGCTGCACCTGGACGCGCTGGGCGTCAAGCTCACCACCCTGCGCCCGGAGCAGGCCGAGTACATCGGCGTGGAGGTCGAGGGCCCGTACAAGCCCGACCACTACCGCTACTGA
- a CDS encoding AAA family ATPase, producing MSTPTADSARASLEELRTEIAKAVVGQDPAVTGLVVALLCRGHVLLEGVPGVAKTLLVRALSTALELDTKRVQFTPDLMPSDVTGSLVYDTRNAEFSFQPGPVFTNLLLADEINRTPPKTQASLLEAMEERQVTVDGTPRPLPEPFLVAATQNPTEYEGTYPLPEAQLDRFLLKLTMSLPARQDEIDILTRHAAGFSPRDLNAAGLRPVASAADLEAARDAVAKTAVSPEVTGYIVDICRATRESPSLSLGVSPRGATALLSTSRAWAWLTGRDYVTPDDVKALALPTLRHRIQLRPEAEMEGVTADSVISAVLAHLPVPR from the coding sequence GTGAGCACCCCGACCGCTGACAGCGCCCGAGCCTCCCTTGAGGAACTGCGCACCGAGATAGCCAAGGCCGTCGTAGGCCAGGACCCCGCCGTCACCGGCCTGGTCGTCGCCCTGCTCTGCCGCGGTCACGTACTCCTCGAAGGCGTCCCCGGCGTCGCCAAGACCCTGCTCGTCCGCGCCCTGTCGACAGCCCTCGAACTCGACACCAAGCGCGTACAGTTCACCCCCGATCTGATGCCCAGTGACGTCACCGGTTCGCTGGTCTACGACACCCGCAACGCCGAGTTCTCCTTCCAGCCCGGCCCAGTCTTCACCAACCTCCTGCTCGCCGACGAGATCAACCGCACGCCCCCCAAGACCCAGGCGTCCCTGCTCGAAGCGATGGAAGAGCGCCAGGTGACCGTCGACGGCACGCCTCGCCCACTTCCCGAGCCGTTCCTCGTCGCCGCAACCCAGAACCCCACGGAGTACGAGGGCACTTACCCCCTGCCCGAGGCCCAGCTCGACCGCTTCCTGCTGAAGCTCACGATGTCGCTGCCCGCCCGTCAGGACGAGATAGACATCCTCACCCGGCACGCAGCCGGCTTCAGCCCTCGCGATCTGAACGCCGCGGGACTCCGCCCCGTCGCCTCCGCCGCCGACCTCGAAGCAGCTCGCGACGCCGTCGCCAAGACGGCCGTCTCCCCCGAAGTCACCGGCTACATCGTCGATATCTGCCGTGCCACGCGCGAATCCCCCTCGCTGTCTCTCGGCGTCTCCCCCCGAGGAGCCACCGCCCTGCTCTCCACTTCACGTGCCTGGGCCTGGCTCACCGGCCGCGACTACGTCACGCCCGACGACGTCAAAGCCCTGGCTCTCCCCACCCTCCGGCACCGCATCCAACTCCGGCCCGAGGCCGAGATGGAAGGAGTCACCGCTGACTCCGTGATCAGCGCCGTGCTCGCTCATCTCCCTGTCCCCCGCTGA